The Candidatus Melainabacteria bacterium RIFOXYA2_FULL_32_9 DNA segment TCTATATAATAAAGGTTGTAACTATTATTTGGGAGGAAATCCTATGAATAAAGAAGAATTAGTAAAAGAGATTTCAAAAAAAGCTAAAGTATCACAAAAACAAGCTTCCGAAATCATTTCCTTAACCTTAGAAACAATTGAAAAAACAGTTTCTAAAGGTAAAAAAGTAACATTAGTTGGTTTTGGAACATTTGAAGCTCGCAAACGTGCAGCTAGAACCGGCAGAAACCCACAAACAGGTAAAGAAATTAAAATTCCTGCTAAAACAGTTCCTGCTTTCTCAGCTGGTAAAAAATTCAGAGAGTTAGTAAACAAATAGACTTTTCTATTTCAAAAGTTTTTCAAAAGCCCGAAGAATTTATTCTTCGGGCTTTTGAGCTTTGCATTGCAAATTTTAAAAGAATGTTTATTGTTCAATAATAAGGGGTAAATATTATAATAAGTTGTTCATTTTTCTAGAAACTACATTTATACTTAAATATAAGG contains these protein-coding regions:
- a CDS encoding DNA-binding protein, with the translated sequence MNKEELVKEISKKAKVSQKQASEIISLTLETIEKTVSKGKKVTLVGFGTFEARKRAARTGRNPQTGKEIKIPAKTVPAFSAGKKFRELVNK